From Pogoniulus pusillus isolate bPogPus1 chromosome 16, bPogPus1.pri, whole genome shotgun sequence, a single genomic window includes:
- the KBTBD8 gene encoding kelch repeat and BTB domain-containing protein 8 isoform X2 — MAALGEPSKFSQTLNGIPSSNTVNSGMDPFHACSILQQLKTMYDEGQLTDIVVEVDHGKTFSCHRNVLAAISPYFRSMFTSGLTESTQKEVRIVGVEAESMHLVLNYAYTSRVVLTEANVQALFTAASIFQIPSIQDQCAKYMISHLDPQNSIGVFIFADHYGHQELKDRSQDYIRKKFLSVTKEQEFLQLRKDQLISILNSDDLNVDKEEHVYDSIIRWFEHEQNKREVHLPEIFAKCIRMPLLEETFLEKIPPMFAQAMAKSCVQKGQHSANGYTQRLGMTASEMIICFDAAHKHSGKKQTVPCLDSVTGRVFKLCKPPNDLREVGILVSPDNDIYIAGGYRPSSSEVSIDHRAESDFWMYDHAGNRWIPKAPLLRARIGCKLVHCCGKLYAIGGRVYEGDGRNSLKSVECYDSRENCWTAVCPMPVAMEFHSAVEYKDNIYVLQGEFFLCYDPQKDYWGFLTPMTVPRIQGLATVYNDSIYYIAGTCGNHQRMFTVEAYDIEQNKWTRKKDFPCDQSINPYIKLVLLKNKLHLFVRATQVTVEEHVFRTSRKNSLYQYDEVTDQWQKVYETPDRLWDLGRHFECVVAKLYPQCLQKVI, encoded by the exons ATGGCAGCGTTAGGAG AACCAAGTAAGTTTTCACAAACACTGAATGGAATTCCTTCTTCAAACACAGTCAACAGTGGAATGGACCCCTTCCATGCTTGCAGTATTCTTCAACAGCTTAAAACCATGTATGATGAAGGACAACTGACAGATATTGTTGTCGAAGTGGATCATGGGAAAACATTCTCCTGTCATAGGAATGTTCTTGCTGCAATCAGTCCTTATTTCAG ATCTATGTTCACTAGCGGCCTTACAGAGAGTACCCAGAAAGAAGTTCGTATCGTTGGTGTTGAAGCAGAGTCAATGCATTTAGTATTGAATTATGCATATACCTCCAGAGTAGTGCTGACAGAGGCCAACGTTCAAGCTTTGTTCACTGCAGCTAGTAtcttccagatcccttccatACAAGACCAGTGTGCTAAATACATGATCAGTCATTTGGACCCACAGAATTCCATCGGGGTGTTTATCTTTGCTGATCACTATGGTCATCAGGAACTCAAAGACAGATCACAAGACTACATTCGTAAAAAGTTTCTGAGTGTCACCAAAGAGCAAGAATTTCTTCAGCTGAGAAAAGACCAACTGATAAGTATACTCAACAGTGATGACTTAAATGTAGACAAAGAAGAACATGTTTATGACAGCATTATAAGGTGGTTTGAGCATGAACAAAATAAGAGAGAAGTGCACCTTCCAGAAATATTTGCCAAATGCATCCGTATGCCtctgttggaagagacatttttAGAGAAAATCCCTCCCATGTTTGCACAGGCTATGGCCAAAAGCTGTGTACAAAAGGGACAACATAGTGCCAATGGCTACACACAACGGCTTGGAATGACCGCTTCTGAAATGATCATATGCTTTGATGCTGCCCACAAACACTCAGGAAAGAAGCAAACAGTGCCTTGTTTAGATTCGGTCACAGGGAGAGTGTTTAAACTATGCAAGCCACCAAATGACTTGAGGGAGGTTGGAATTCTCGTATCTCCCGATAACGATATTTATATTGCGGGTGGTTACAGAccaagcagcagtgaggtctccatTGACCACAGAGCAGAGAGTGATTTTTGGATGTATGACCACGCTGGCAATAGGTGGATTCCAAAAGCTCCTTTGTTGCGAGCCAGAATAGGCTGCAAATTGGTTCATTGCTGTGGTAAACTGTATGCAATAGGTGGTCGTGTTTATGAAGGAGATGGGAGGAACTCGCTCAAGTCTGTGGAGTGTTATGACAGCCGGGAGAACTGTTGGACAGCTGTCTGTCCAATGCCTGTAGCAATGGAGTTCCACAGCGCTGTTGAATATAAGGATAACATCTATGTGTTGCAGG ggGAATTTTTTCTCTGCTACGATCCTCAGAAGGATTACTGGGGATTTTTGACCCCAATGACTGTGCCTAGAATCCAAGGCTTGGCAACTGTGTACAATGACTCCATCTACTACATAGCTGGAACCTGTGGAAACCATCAGCGCATGTTTACCGTAGAGGCCTATGACATtgaacagaacaagtggactcGAAAAAAAGACTTTCCATGTGATCAGTCCATTAATCCCTATATAAAACTCGTACTCCTCAAAAATAAACTCCATCTGTTTGTCAGAGCTACTCAAGTCACTGTTGAAGAACATGTTTTTAGAACCAGCAGGAAGAATTCGCTCTACCAGTATGATGAGGTTACTGACCAATGGCAGAAAGTATATGAGACTCCAGATAGGCTCTGGGATTTAGGCCGGCATTTTGAATGTGTTGTTGCTAAATTGTATCCACAGTGTCTTCAGAAagttatttaa
- the KBTBD8 gene encoding kelch repeat and BTB domain-containing protein 8 isoform X1, producing the protein MITYMYIWKRKKNTEPSKFSQTLNGIPSSNTVNSGMDPFHACSILQQLKTMYDEGQLTDIVVEVDHGKTFSCHRNVLAAISPYFRSMFTSGLTESTQKEVRIVGVEAESMHLVLNYAYTSRVVLTEANVQALFTAASIFQIPSIQDQCAKYMISHLDPQNSIGVFIFADHYGHQELKDRSQDYIRKKFLSVTKEQEFLQLRKDQLISILNSDDLNVDKEEHVYDSIIRWFEHEQNKREVHLPEIFAKCIRMPLLEETFLEKIPPMFAQAMAKSCVQKGQHSANGYTQRLGMTASEMIICFDAAHKHSGKKQTVPCLDSVTGRVFKLCKPPNDLREVGILVSPDNDIYIAGGYRPSSSEVSIDHRAESDFWMYDHAGNRWIPKAPLLRARIGCKLVHCCGKLYAIGGRVYEGDGRNSLKSVECYDSRENCWTAVCPMPVAMEFHSAVEYKDNIYVLQGEFFLCYDPQKDYWGFLTPMTVPRIQGLATVYNDSIYYIAGTCGNHQRMFTVEAYDIEQNKWTRKKDFPCDQSINPYIKLVLLKNKLHLFVRATQVTVEEHVFRTSRKNSLYQYDEVTDQWQKVYETPDRLWDLGRHFECVVAKLYPQCLQKVI; encoded by the exons ATGATAACCTATATGtacatttggaaaagaaaaaaaaatacag AACCAAGTAAGTTTTCACAAACACTGAATGGAATTCCTTCTTCAAACACAGTCAACAGTGGAATGGACCCCTTCCATGCTTGCAGTATTCTTCAACAGCTTAAAACCATGTATGATGAAGGACAACTGACAGATATTGTTGTCGAAGTGGATCATGGGAAAACATTCTCCTGTCATAGGAATGTTCTTGCTGCAATCAGTCCTTATTTCAG ATCTATGTTCACTAGCGGCCTTACAGAGAGTACCCAGAAAGAAGTTCGTATCGTTGGTGTTGAAGCAGAGTCAATGCATTTAGTATTGAATTATGCATATACCTCCAGAGTAGTGCTGACAGAGGCCAACGTTCAAGCTTTGTTCACTGCAGCTAGTAtcttccagatcccttccatACAAGACCAGTGTGCTAAATACATGATCAGTCATTTGGACCCACAGAATTCCATCGGGGTGTTTATCTTTGCTGATCACTATGGTCATCAGGAACTCAAAGACAGATCACAAGACTACATTCGTAAAAAGTTTCTGAGTGTCACCAAAGAGCAAGAATTTCTTCAGCTGAGAAAAGACCAACTGATAAGTATACTCAACAGTGATGACTTAAATGTAGACAAAGAAGAACATGTTTATGACAGCATTATAAGGTGGTTTGAGCATGAACAAAATAAGAGAGAAGTGCACCTTCCAGAAATATTTGCCAAATGCATCCGTATGCCtctgttggaagagacatttttAGAGAAAATCCCTCCCATGTTTGCACAGGCTATGGCCAAAAGCTGTGTACAAAAGGGACAACATAGTGCCAATGGCTACACACAACGGCTTGGAATGACCGCTTCTGAAATGATCATATGCTTTGATGCTGCCCACAAACACTCAGGAAAGAAGCAAACAGTGCCTTGTTTAGATTCGGTCACAGGGAGAGTGTTTAAACTATGCAAGCCACCAAATGACTTGAGGGAGGTTGGAATTCTCGTATCTCCCGATAACGATATTTATATTGCGGGTGGTTACAGAccaagcagcagtgaggtctccatTGACCACAGAGCAGAGAGTGATTTTTGGATGTATGACCACGCTGGCAATAGGTGGATTCCAAAAGCTCCTTTGTTGCGAGCCAGAATAGGCTGCAAATTGGTTCATTGCTGTGGTAAACTGTATGCAATAGGTGGTCGTGTTTATGAAGGAGATGGGAGGAACTCGCTCAAGTCTGTGGAGTGTTATGACAGCCGGGAGAACTGTTGGACAGCTGTCTGTCCAATGCCTGTAGCAATGGAGTTCCACAGCGCTGTTGAATATAAGGATAACATCTATGTGTTGCAGG ggGAATTTTTTCTCTGCTACGATCCTCAGAAGGATTACTGGGGATTTTTGACCCCAATGACTGTGCCTAGAATCCAAGGCTTGGCAACTGTGTACAATGACTCCATCTACTACATAGCTGGAACCTGTGGAAACCATCAGCGCATGTTTACCGTAGAGGCCTATGACATtgaacagaacaagtggactcGAAAAAAAGACTTTCCATGTGATCAGTCCATTAATCCCTATATAAAACTCGTACTCCTCAAAAATAAACTCCATCTGTTTGTCAGAGCTACTCAAGTCACTGTTGAAGAACATGTTTTTAGAACCAGCAGGAAGAATTCGCTCTACCAGTATGATGAGGTTACTGACCAATGGCAGAAAGTATATGAGACTCCAGATAGGCTCTGGGATTTAGGCCGGCATTTTGAATGTGTTGTTGCTAAATTGTATCCACAGTGTCTTCAGAAagttatttaa
- the KBTBD8 gene encoding kelch repeat and BTB domain-containing protein 8 isoform X3: MDPFHACSILQQLKTMYDEGQLTDIVVEVDHGKTFSCHRNVLAAISPYFRSMFTSGLTESTQKEVRIVGVEAESMHLVLNYAYTSRVVLTEANVQALFTAASIFQIPSIQDQCAKYMISHLDPQNSIGVFIFADHYGHQELKDRSQDYIRKKFLSVTKEQEFLQLRKDQLISILNSDDLNVDKEEHVYDSIIRWFEHEQNKREVHLPEIFAKCIRMPLLEETFLEKIPPMFAQAMAKSCVQKGQHSANGYTQRLGMTASEMIICFDAAHKHSGKKQTVPCLDSVTGRVFKLCKPPNDLREVGILVSPDNDIYIAGGYRPSSSEVSIDHRAESDFWMYDHAGNRWIPKAPLLRARIGCKLVHCCGKLYAIGGRVYEGDGRNSLKSVECYDSRENCWTAVCPMPVAMEFHSAVEYKDNIYVLQGEFFLCYDPQKDYWGFLTPMTVPRIQGLATVYNDSIYYIAGTCGNHQRMFTVEAYDIEQNKWTRKKDFPCDQSINPYIKLVLLKNKLHLFVRATQVTVEEHVFRTSRKNSLYQYDEVTDQWQKVYETPDRLWDLGRHFECVVAKLYPQCLQKVI, from the exons ATGGACCCCTTCCATGCTTGCAGTATTCTTCAACAGCTTAAAACCATGTATGATGAAGGACAACTGACAGATATTGTTGTCGAAGTGGATCATGGGAAAACATTCTCCTGTCATAGGAATGTTCTTGCTGCAATCAGTCCTTATTTCAG ATCTATGTTCACTAGCGGCCTTACAGAGAGTACCCAGAAAGAAGTTCGTATCGTTGGTGTTGAAGCAGAGTCAATGCATTTAGTATTGAATTATGCATATACCTCCAGAGTAGTGCTGACAGAGGCCAACGTTCAAGCTTTGTTCACTGCAGCTAGTAtcttccagatcccttccatACAAGACCAGTGTGCTAAATACATGATCAGTCATTTGGACCCACAGAATTCCATCGGGGTGTTTATCTTTGCTGATCACTATGGTCATCAGGAACTCAAAGACAGATCACAAGACTACATTCGTAAAAAGTTTCTGAGTGTCACCAAAGAGCAAGAATTTCTTCAGCTGAGAAAAGACCAACTGATAAGTATACTCAACAGTGATGACTTAAATGTAGACAAAGAAGAACATGTTTATGACAGCATTATAAGGTGGTTTGAGCATGAACAAAATAAGAGAGAAGTGCACCTTCCAGAAATATTTGCCAAATGCATCCGTATGCCtctgttggaagagacatttttAGAGAAAATCCCTCCCATGTTTGCACAGGCTATGGCCAAAAGCTGTGTACAAAAGGGACAACATAGTGCCAATGGCTACACACAACGGCTTGGAATGACCGCTTCTGAAATGATCATATGCTTTGATGCTGCCCACAAACACTCAGGAAAGAAGCAAACAGTGCCTTGTTTAGATTCGGTCACAGGGAGAGTGTTTAAACTATGCAAGCCACCAAATGACTTGAGGGAGGTTGGAATTCTCGTATCTCCCGATAACGATATTTATATTGCGGGTGGTTACAGAccaagcagcagtgaggtctccatTGACCACAGAGCAGAGAGTGATTTTTGGATGTATGACCACGCTGGCAATAGGTGGATTCCAAAAGCTCCTTTGTTGCGAGCCAGAATAGGCTGCAAATTGGTTCATTGCTGTGGTAAACTGTATGCAATAGGTGGTCGTGTTTATGAAGGAGATGGGAGGAACTCGCTCAAGTCTGTGGAGTGTTATGACAGCCGGGAGAACTGTTGGACAGCTGTCTGTCCAATGCCTGTAGCAATGGAGTTCCACAGCGCTGTTGAATATAAGGATAACATCTATGTGTTGCAGG ggGAATTTTTTCTCTGCTACGATCCTCAGAAGGATTACTGGGGATTTTTGACCCCAATGACTGTGCCTAGAATCCAAGGCTTGGCAACTGTGTACAATGACTCCATCTACTACATAGCTGGAACCTGTGGAAACCATCAGCGCATGTTTACCGTAGAGGCCTATGACATtgaacagaacaagtggactcGAAAAAAAGACTTTCCATGTGATCAGTCCATTAATCCCTATATAAAACTCGTACTCCTCAAAAATAAACTCCATCTGTTTGTCAGAGCTACTCAAGTCACTGTTGAAGAACATGTTTTTAGAACCAGCAGGAAGAATTCGCTCTACCAGTATGATGAGGTTACTGACCAATGGCAGAAAGTATATGAGACTCCAGATAGGCTCTGGGATTTAGGCCGGCATTTTGAATGTGTTGTTGCTAAATTGTATCCACAGTGTCTTCAGAAagttatttaa